The segment TATCAAGAAGTTCCGCGAGGAGCGCGAACTCTCGGTGGTGTTTCTGATCGATGCTTCGTCGTCGGGCAGATTTGGGACCAGGGAACGATTCAAGAGCGAAGTTGCCGCCGAGCTGTGTGCGTTGCTCGCTTTTTCGGCGATCAAGAATAACGACAAGGTCGGACTGATTATCTTCACCGATCGGATCGAGAAGTTCGTGCCGCCCAAGAAAGGACGCCCGCACGTGCTGAGGCTTATCCGCGACGTGGTTTATTTCCAGCCGCAGGGAGTCGGTACCGATATCGGCATGGCGCTGGAGTATCTCAGCAAGGTGATAAAGCGCAAATCGGTGGTGTTTCTGGTGTCCGATTTCTTCTTCGACGGATACATCCGTCCGCTGCAACTGGCTAATCAGAAGCATGACGTGGTGGCGATCAAGATTTCGGATCCGCGTGAGGCGACTTTTGAGAATGTCGGCCTGATCGAGCTCGAGGACGCTGAAACCGGCGAGGTAGTGCTGATAAACACCGGATCGGCCCAGTTCCGCCGCGAGTTCGCCGCCCGCTCCGGCGAAGACCTGCAAAACCTCAAGCGCAATTTCAAAGTGATCAACACTGATTTCATCAACATACAAACCGACCAGTCATATATCGCGCCGCTGGTCAGTTTCTTTAAGATGAGGGAGAAGCGTCACTGATGAGGACAGGTGGGTACTTGTGGCTGCGCCGGTCGATCTCGATAGTCGTCTTGGTGGCCGCGACTGTCTTTCTGGTTGTGTCCTGTGGTCAGACCGACCACACCGCCCGTATCGAGATGCACAAGCGACTCGCCGGCGAGATGGTCAGTAACGGCCTTCATGCCGAAGCTGTTGCGGAGTACGAAAAGGTTCTTTTGTTCGGTGATTTAACCGATGCCGAGCGCGGGAATGTCAATTACCTCATTGCCCGAGTCTACTACGAGCACCTGAGGGATTACGAGAAGGCGGCGGCGCATTATATCCGGGCGAGGGAGTACGACCCCGACGGCTCATTCGCCGGCGAAGCGTCGAAGAATCTGGTAGCCTCACTCGAGAAGCTGGGTCGCGTGCTCGATGCCAAGCGGCATCTGGCTGCGGCCACCAACATCGAACCTCAGCCGGAGGCCACAGACGATCCGGTGGTCGCCCGGATTGGCGACCGCGACATCCGTATTTCCGAGATCAACAACCATATTGCGCTTCTTCCTGCGGAGATACAGTCACAGCTCGCCAGTCGCGAGGCCAGGCAAAAATACGTTCACCAATATGTGGGCGTGGAGTTGCTTTACAACGCTGCCGTGCGCGAGGATTATCTCTCGAAACCAGAGGTGCAGAGAGAACGGGAGCAGCTCGAAAAACGACTGGTGGTGGACCGCTTCATATCCGACAACGTAATACCTGACATCAAGATTGATACCGCTGATCTGCGCAATTTCTACCTGGCCAACAAGGATTCGCTTTACGACGGCGCCCCGTTTGATTCGGTAAGGTCGCAGGTGTATATCGACTACCGGACCCGGAAGGCCGAAGCGGCGTACAACGACTATATAATGAGCCTGGTGCAGGCGGAGAAAGTGCAGTTCTTCGATCAGAACGTGAAGTAAGCTGACGAAATGAAACGCTCGCTCTTTATCATATTCATGTGGCTGGGCGCTGCGCCCGGCGTGACCCCGGTGCTGGCCCAGGAACCGGCCGATACGGTTGCGTCGGTGGCGGGCGTGGAGATTACCACGTCTGTTGACCGGGCGGAGTCTTATATAGGTGATCTTATCACCTATACGCTGACAATCACGTATGACTCGATTTACCAATTGATACCCCCGCCTCTTGGCGCGAACCTTGGTGCATTCGACGTTAAAGACTACAAGCCGGATATCGAAACCAAACTTGACGGGGGCCGGCTCAGGAGCGAGACCATATTCACTTTGAGCACCTACACGACCGGCGACTATGTCATCCCACCGCTGCCGGTGCTGTTCATATTGCCCGACAGCAGCCGCAAAGTCATGCTGGCCGAACCGGTGCCGATCAAGATTCTCTCGCTTTTGGAGCAGGCCCGGGGCGACACGCTCGATATCAAGCCGCTCAAGCCTCAGTACGAGTTCCCTCCCGACTACACGAAGTACTACATATACGGAGGACTTGGTGCACTGGTACTGTTGATTGCGGCCGCACTCCTGGGCTGGTGGCTCTGGAAACGTCAGCGCATCAAGAAGGCGCTCGACCTGCGACCTCCGTGGGAGATCGCCTTCGAGAAGCTGGCCTTCCTTAAGGTGCAGTATATGGACAACCCAATCGCCGACCAACTCGCGGCCAAGGAGTACTACTTTCAGTTGACCGAGATCGTCCGTGCATATCTGGGACGAATCTACCGGCGCGAGGTGCTGGAAATGACCACCGAGCAGTTTCTCGACGCCTTCCGTGAGATCGAATTGCCCAACCAGTTGTATGAGCAGCTGCGTGGCTTTCTCGGCCACGCCGACCGGGTGAAATTCGCGAGGCTGATGCCGGAACGCGAACGGGTAGAGAATGATTTTATCACCGCCCATGATGTGATCGAGATTGTCCGGGCCGATTATGAGCGCCGCCAAGTAGCAGAAGTCCACACCCCGCCGGCGAATACGCCCCAGCCACCAACCGCCGAGGAACAGAAAGTATGAGCAGTGTGCAGTTCTTCGGTTTGGGGGTGAATGTCTTCGACCTGATCGATCTGACCATCCCGCCGCTGGCCATTTTCATAACCGGCGCGCTCGTGGTGGCTGCGATGATCTGGTACTATTTCAAGCGTCGCCGCACCCGCACCGCGGCGGTGAAATTCTCCGACGTGCGCATCGTCTCCCGCGCTTCGCGGTCCCACCGGAGGCGCTACCGGGCGATTCTCCCAATTCTACGCATCGCTGCGGTCGCCCTGTTCTTCGTGGCGTTTGCCCGCCCGAGATCCGGCACGGAAGTTAGAGAGGTCACTTCAAAAGGCGTGGACCTCATGCTGGCGCTCGACGTGTCGTCGTCGATGCAGGCCGAGGATTTCAAACCGCATAACCGGCTGTATGTCGCGAAGGAGGAAATCAAGAAGTTCGTCTCCAAGCGGGTACATGATCGGATCGGCCTAGTGGTGTTCGCCCGTCATTCTTTTACCCAGTGTCCGCTGACGGTCGATTACGGGGTGGTGCTCAGATTTGTCGATGAGGTCGATTTCGGCGTGCTGGAAGACGGCACCGCGATCGGCATGGCGATTGCCAATGCGGTCAATCGCCTTCGCGAATCGGACGCCAAGTCCAAAATCGTAATCCTGCTTACCGACGGAGAGAACAACGCCGGTGAGATCGATCCGATAACCGCCGCCGGACTGGCCTCGGCGTTTGATATCAAGATCTATACGATCGGCGCCGGGCGTCCGGGGAATGCGATGTTCCCGGTCGACGACCCGTTGTTCGGCAAGCGGTATGTCTACCAGCCGACCCGAATCAACGAGGAATCGCTGAAAGAAATCGCTGATGTCACCGGAGGGAAGTACTTCCGAGCCCGTTCGGAGAAGGAGCTTGAAGAGATCTACTCGCTGATTGATCAGATGGAGAAAACGGAGATAGAGGTTTCAGCGTCAATACAGTACCGCGAGCTGTTTCACTATTTCACGGCTGCCGGACTGATCCTTCTGGCGCTGGAGATTGTTCTGGCCAATAGCCTGTTTCGGAAGTTGCCTTAGGATATCAATTCGGGAGTCTGAATAGTGCGTTTTGCCGAGCCGACATACTTTGCGCTGCTTTTAGGAGTCCTGTTGCTGGCGCTGTATGTCTTCTGGGCCATAGGCCGCAAGAAGAAGCTGCTGAACCTGTTTGGCGACCTGCCGTTGCTACTGAAAAACGCGCCCTGTATTTCGTTCGCTCGTCAGCGCACTAAAGCGGTGTTAGTACTACTCGGGCTGGCTTTGGTCTGTGTCGCCCTGGCCCGGCTTCAGTTCGGCACTCATCTTGAGAAACTGGAGCGGGAGGGGATCGATATAATCGTCGCCATGGACTTGTCCAATTCGATGCTGGCCCGGGATATGAAACCGAACCGGCTCGAAAAGGCGAAGCAGGAGCTGCGCAGCATTATCGACCGCCTCAAAGGCGACCGGATCGGGCTTGTGGCGTTTGCCGGCGAGGCGTTTGTCCAGTGCCCGCTCACGCTCGACTACGCCGCCGCGAGGATGCTGCTCTCGGTGATGGATCAGAATACGGTCTCGGTGCAGGGGACATCGCTCGAATCCGCAATCATCGCCGCCCAGAAGGCCTTCACCCAGCATGAGAAGAAACACAAAGTGCTTCTGCTTCTCACGGATGGCGAAGACCACGGTGGAAGTGCTGTCGAGGCGGCCGCCAATGCCCGCAAAGATGGTATAAGAATCTATACGGTCGGGATCGGCAGCCCGGCGGGCGAACCTATACCGGTAGTTGACCGTAAAGGTGACCAGGTTGGGTTTAAGAAGGACAAGTCCGGCGAGGTTATAGTCTCGCAACTTGATGAGGAGACTCTGCAAAAAATCGCCCTTGAGACCGGCGGCAAGTACTACCACGCCACAGCGGGTGAGCTGGAACTGGACAAGATTTTCGACGAGATCGCAACCATGGAGAAGAAGGAACTCGAAGGCACTCTGGTAACGCGGTACGACGATCGTTACCAATGGCCCCTGTTGCTGGCAATCATCCTCGTGACTGCAGAGTTCTTTGTCTCGGAGAGAAAGAAGCCGGCGGAGGTAACGAATGTGTAAACGCGCCTTTACGCTCGCCACTGCGGCGACAGTGCTGGCATTCTCAACCGTATTCGCCGCCAGTGTCGAGACGCTGGTCAAGGAAGGCAACATGGCTTTCCGGGCACAGAAGTTCAACGAGGCTCTGGAGCGCTACCAAATGGCCGAGACCGAGCGTCCGGAGTCCCCCGAACTGGACTACAATATCGCCGGAGTGCTCTATCAACAGGGTAAGTACGAGGAGACTGTTGGGCGGTACAACGGGGCCTTGAACAGCCAGGATGCATCGATCCACCCGAAAACCAACTACAATCTCGGCAATACCTACTACCGCATGGGTGACTATCCCAACGCGATCACTCACTATCAAAAAGCGCTGGAGGCTGATCCGACCGATCTCGATGCAAAGTTTAATTTGGAACTCGCGCGCAAAATGCTTAAAGAGCAATTGAAGCCTGAGCAGCAGGAAAACCAGCAGCAGCAACAAAAGCAGCAACAGGATCAACAGCAACAGCGGCAACAACAAAATCAGCAGGAGCAGGAGCAACAAGATCAGCAGCAGCAACAGCAACAGGAACAGCAGCAACAACCGCAACAGACAGAACAGCAGAAGCCGATATCGAAGGAAGACGCGGAGCGAATCCTGAATGCTCTCAGGGACGATGAACAGGATCAACAGAAGAAGGTCCGTCGCCAAATCAGCGGAGGAGATTACAGCGGCAATGACTGGTAGGCGCGGTTACATAGTGGTGATCGCCGCAGTATTAGCGATTGCTCTGTATTCCGGGCGGGACATCCTGGCGCAGCCGCCGCAACTGGAAGTGAGTGTCACGCTCAGCCAGGACACGATCGGCATGGACGAACAGGCGGTGCTCGAGGTCGAGGTCACCGGCGCCACCCAGGATTTGCCCGAGCCGAACCTGCCGACATTGCCGATGTTTGAGGTATACTCGCAGGGGCGCTCAACCAATATCTCTATTGTCAATGGCCGGGTGGAAGCATCCGTGACCAATCGCTACCTGCTCGTGCCTGTTCGCGCCGGCAGCTATCCTATCGAGAATATCGCAGTGGTTTACCAGAACCGGCGGTTTGTGGGCAATGCGGTCACCCTGACGGTGTTATCCCGCGGTTCCTCCGCGCCGCCCCAGTTAGAGCAGCGGGCGATGGACGCCGATGGCGCCAGCAAGGACTTCTTCCTCGAGGCCTCGGTGGATAACCCGAGGCCGTACGTCAACCAGCAGACCACGCTCACGCTGAAGTTTTTCATTGCCGTGCAGTACTATGGGTCTCCGGAGTTGGTTGAGCCAACCACCACCGGTTTCTGGACGGAGCTTCTGGGAACGAAAGGGCCATACCAACAGCGGGTCAATAACCGTACGTATCGCGTCATCGAGAGAAAGTACGCTCTCTTCCCAACAGCGACCGGCGAGCAGACTATCGGCCGCGCCACCATATCCGTCACCGTGCCGGCCCGCCAGAGAACGCGCCGCCCCGACCCGTTTGACATCTTCGGGATGCTCGGGAGCGGGGAAGAGGTGCAGATTTCGTCGCGCCCGCTTACAGTCAATGTCCGCGCGCTGCCCGAAGCTGGTCGCCCGGGCGATTTTACCGGCACAATCGGCCGCTTCACTTTTAAGGCGACTCCAGCCAAGCGCGAGGTCGAGGTGAACCAGCCGGTATCAGTCAATCTGACAATCACGGGAGTGGGCAATATCAAGTCGGTGGCGGAACCGGTTATCCCGGAACTGACCGATTTCCGCGTCTACAAAGCGTCCAGCAATGAGTCCGTCTCCAAGCTCGATGATCGCATCGGCGGTACCAAGGTCTTTGAGGAGGTATTCATTCCCAAGCGGCCCGGCCTGTTGGAAATACCATCGCTCACGTTCAGTTTCTTTGATCCCGAGGCGGAGCGCTACCGAATCGTCAAGACCGATCCAATCGCTTTGCAAGTCAGCCGCGGTGAGGGATATGCCGCGACCCCCGATCTCCCGTACACCGGTCCTGATATCAAAATCGGCGCCGAGGCGAGGGATATCCGCTATATCAAGACCCAGCCGGGTGATCTCGGTAAACCACGTGAACTGCTGCTCACCTCGCCGCTCTATCTGGCTGTCAACGCCGTACCCGTGCTGGCACTGATAGCGACAGTCATCATGCGGCGGCGCCGCGAAAAGCTTTCTGGCGATATAGGCTACGCCCGATCGCGAAGGGCATCGAAAGAGGCGCGCCGCCGTCTTGGCCAGGCGCGGAGTCTGGCGTCAGTCTCCACGTCGGAGAAGTTCTTTGCCGAGTGCAGCGCCGCGCTGCTTTCTTTCATAGGCGATAAGCTGAATGTCTCTCCCCACGGCTTGACCGGTGATCGCATCAGCGATCTTCTCAGAGATCGTTCCGCCGACGAACAGCTTATCAGAGATATCCTGGCTTTTCTCGATCAATGCGGTTTCGCCCGCTACGCCCCGTCGACAGTAAGCCAACCCGATATTGACCAGGCGCTCGCCGATGCCGAAAACTTGATGGTCCGTTTGGAGGAGGTGCGGTTTTGAGTCGCATCGGGTTGTGTTTTTCGGTCGGTTTGCTGCTGTTGCCCGTACTGAATGGGCAAGCGTCGCCGCTGGACGATTTTGATCTTGCTAACAAGTACTATGAGCAAAAGAACTATGACAGCGCCAGGGCCGTCTACGAAAGCCTCGTGCATCAGGGCATGGAGTCATCGGCCCTTTACTTCAATCTCGGAAACTCCTACTTCCGGTCGGGAGATCTTGGCCACGCGGTGCTTTACTATTTGCGGGCGCAGCGGCTCGATCCGAACGATCCTGATATCGCGGCCAACCTGGAATTCGCTCGACGGTTTACCTCGGTGCAGATGGAGGGGGTCGAGCTCAATCCGGTGAGTTCGCTGTTTGAGTCGATTGTCGCGCCGTATCACTTGTCCGCACTGGCGTGGGTTTCCTGCTGCTGTTTCATCCTTCTATTTGTGTTCCTGATTGCCCGCTTCGGATTCGCCCTGCGCGGCGGACTGGTTCGGGCAGGCACGTGGGTGGCGTTGTTGCTTCTGATTTCATCCTCCCTGCTTACCACCGTCAAGTATCATCATGATTATTTGACCCGCCGGGCGGTCATAATCGCCGAAGAGAGCATTGTCCATACCGGGCCGTCGGAGCTGTCCGAAAAAGAGCTCGACGCCGCCCCCGGGCTGGTGGTCGAAATCCTGGCCGAGTCGGGCGACTTCTACAACGTCTTGTTTGAAAACAAGCGACGGGGCTGGATTCAGCGGAGTCTGGTGGCCGTTGTCTGATTGTGCCGACCCCTTCGCCCCTGCCTTATTAGATTGACACTCTCCGAGGGCGAGTCTATCTTGGCGGCTTGTTTTGAACCGGACAATTGAACCGTATATGGCCGCATTCTGGAAGAAAAAGAAGTTCTGGGGCTCTTTGATAGGTTTAGTGCTCCTGGCCTACTGTGTCAAGGACATCAGGGCCTCGGAGCTGCAGCTTTTGCTGCAGCGCGCAAATTTGTATTACCTAATCGCCGCGGTCGCTTCCGGGGCGCTGTTCATTGTCCTCAAAGCGGTACGGTGGCGGATGGTGATTGCGCAACAGAAGCAGATCACTCTGCCTCGGGCTATCACCCTGTATTCGGTCGGCCAGGTGCTGGGAATGGTCATGCCGGCGCTGACCGGGCAGGTGGGACGGGTAGTTTGGTTTGCCCGCAAGGAGGGACTGCGCAAGACCTACGTCTTCTCCACCCTGGTGCTCGAGATTCTTTTTGATTCAATCAGCCTGATCGTTTTCATGTTTTTGACATCGCTGGCGTTTGCCTTTCCCAGCCGGTACCGGTACTTGAGCTTCGTGGTGGCCGGAATAACGGCCGGTGCGGTGGCGCTGCTTTACATCATCCTGCACATGCAGGAGCGGCTCGAAGAGATCGCCCGCTGTCGATTCCGCGACCGCTGGCCCGGCTTCTACATCACCTGCAAGAAATTCATCCGTTCGTTCACCAAGGGAATCGAGCTGCTGCGTTCGAGCCAGGGCACGCTGGGCACTCTCGCTCTCTCGCTGGCATCATGGGCAGCCCACATGTTGGTGGTCTGGTTCCTCATCAGGTGTTTCGGCCTGCCTTTGCCGTTTGCCGCCGCGGCGGTTATCATGATCGTCAATACAATCGTCCTCATGGTCCCGATCAGCCCCGGCAATGCCGGTACGTTTGAAGTAGCCGTGTCAACGTCGCTGGCCGCCTTCTCGGTCGGTCGTTCGGATGCCGTTCTGTTTGCGCTCGCACTCCATATCGTTGACCTCCTGCCTGTTTTCATTTTCGGCTACTTCTTTATGCACACCGAGAAACTGACCCTTGAGGAACTCAAGGCGGTCCAGGCAGAGGAAGACCTGATTATCGACCGCATCGACGAAGAGGGCACCTTCATCGAAGAGAAGGAACGGGTGTGATCAAGTCATTCTATTATCTGCCCGATGAAGGCGTCAAAGTCATTGACGGCATCGCTGATTTCGACACGCTTTGCGCCGATGAGCGTTCGTTCCTCTGGGTGGATATGTGCAAGCCGACCGACGAGGAATCGTTTGTCCTCACCCATGATTTCAAGTTCCACCCGCTGGCAATCGAGGACGTCATCTCGGAGCGGTCCAATACCAAGATCGATGACTACGGCCGCTACCTGTTCGTGGTTTTCAACATTGTCGACTTTGTCGGACGTGAAGAAGGTTTGAACATCAGCGAGCTGGACCTGTTTTTGACCCGACGGGCGATTGTTACGGTCCATTACGATGAGCACCGGATCTTCGATTACCTGTATTCGCGCGTGGCCAAGGGCGACCGTCTGGCCATGGGGACGGACTACATATTCCATGCTGTGATCGATGCCGTGGTGGACAACTACAACGTCACCATGGACATTTTCGAGTACGAGATCGACCAGATCGAGGAGGAGGTGTTGGGCAGTTTCGACGAGGACACGCTTAAGTCGATGTTCGCCCTCGGTCGGGACATTGTGCAATTGAAGCGGATCGTGCGGCCGCAACGCGAGGTTATCAGCCAACTGTCCAAGAAACACTTCGAGCTAGTGTCCGATAATCTGGCTGCATACTTCTCCGATATTAACGATCACCTGATTCGAGTCAACGAACTGGCCGACGCCTATCGCGAAATCGTCAACTCCTCACTGGTGGTGTTCTACTCGTCGGTTTCGACCAAGACCAACGATATTATCAAGGTGCTCACGCTGCTGACAGCTATATTCATTCCGCCGACGTTTTTGGTGGGACTCTGGGGCATGAATTTCCGCTACATGCCGGAGTTGGATACACCGTGGGGGTACCCGCTTGCACTGGGCGTGCTCGTTGTCGTTATGGTGGTTATGATCCTGTTTTTTCGCCGGAAGAGGTGGCTTTAATCGGCGACGGGAGATACCGGATCGGAAATGTGACACCGATGTGTTGCCGCTGCACGTAGAGTTGTGTCAGAGTGAAACAAATAGCCTGGTTCGGTGTTTGGTGAGGTTAACGTGAGCTGGTTAGGAAAGACTCAATGACATTGAAGACTGCGGCCCAAACCTCGCCCATGGTCATCCCTCTGGTTGCTCCCGACAAACTCGGCTATTCAAAGCTTTATCTCGACTTCCTGGCCGGGAAAGCGCCCGCGCGCGGACTTTATCCTGCTGAGTCCTCGGCTGCGGTCGCAGAGTTGCTTGAGCGCACCCAGTTCGAGAGGGCGCGACTCATCGACATTCTCAAGCGGCAGAACCAGTCGTACGGCGCATCATCAATTACGCTTCAGAACATAGAAAAGCTGCGCGACAAACGCTCGGTCTGCGTGTTTGCGGGACAGCAGGCCGGGCTTTTTGGCGGTCCGCTGTTCACGATCATCAAAGCGTTGGCGGCCGTAAAACT is part of the Candidatus Zixiibacteriota bacterium genome and harbors:
- a CDS encoding VWA domain-containing protein, whose amino-acid sequence is MRFAEPTYFALLLGVLLLALYVFWAIGRKKKLLNLFGDLPLLLKNAPCISFARQRTKAVLVLLGLALVCVALARLQFGTHLEKLEREGIDIIVAMDLSNSMLARDMKPNRLEKAKQELRSIIDRLKGDRIGLVAFAGEAFVQCPLTLDYAAARMLLSVMDQNTVSVQGTSLESAIIAAQKAFTQHEKKHKVLLLLTDGEDHGGSAVEAAANARKDGIRIYTVGIGSPAGEPIPVVDRKGDQVGFKKDKSGEVIVSQLDEETLQKIALETGGKYYHATAGELELDKIFDEIATMEKKELEGTLVTRYDDRYQWPLLLAIILVTAEFFVSERKKPAEVTNV
- a CDS encoding DUF58 domain-containing protein, producing MIPKEILKKIRYIEIRTRRLVNDLFSGEYHSTFKGQGMEFEEVREYQPGDDIRLIDWNVTARTGFPHIKKFREERELSVVFLIDASSSGRFGTRERFKSEVAAELCALLAFSAIKNNDKVGLIIFTDRIEKFVPPKKGRPHVLRLIRDVVYFQPQGVGTDIGMALEYLSKVIKRKSVVFLVSDFFFDGYIRPLQLANQKHDVVAIKISDPREATFENVGLIELEDAETGEVVLINTGSAQFRREFAARSGEDLQNLKRNFKVINTDFINIQTDQSYIAPLVSFFKMREKRH
- the corA gene encoding magnesium/cobalt transporter CorA, giving the protein MIKSFYYLPDEGVKVIDGIADFDTLCADERSFLWVDMCKPTDEESFVLTHDFKFHPLAIEDVISERSNTKIDDYGRYLFVVFNIVDFVGREEGLNISELDLFLTRRAIVTVHYDEHRIFDYLYSRVAKGDRLAMGTDYIFHAVIDAVVDNYNVTMDIFEYEIDQIEEEVLGSFDEDTLKSMFALGRDIVQLKRIVRPQREVISQLSKKHFELVSDNLAAYFSDINDHLIRVNELADAYREIVNSSLVVFYSSVSTKTNDIIKVLTLLTAIFIPPTFLVGLWGMNFRYMPELDTPWGYPLALGVLVVVMVVMILFFRRKRWL
- a CDS encoding lysylphosphatidylglycerol synthase transmembrane domain-containing protein → MNRTIEPYMAAFWKKKKFWGSLIGLVLLAYCVKDIRASELQLLLQRANLYYLIAAVASGALFIVLKAVRWRMVIAQQKQITLPRAITLYSVGQVLGMVMPALTGQVGRVVWFARKEGLRKTYVFSTLVLEILFDSISLIVFMFLTSLAFAFPSRYRYLSFVVAGITAGAVALLYIILHMQERLEEIARCRFRDRWPGFYITCKKFIRSFTKGIELLRSSQGTLGTLALSLASWAAHMLVVWFLIRCFGLPLPFAAAAVIMIVNTIVLMVPISPGNAGTFEVAVSTSLAAFSVGRSDAVLFALALHIVDLLPVFIFGYFFMHTEKLTLEELKAVQAEEDLIIDRIDEEGTFIEEKERV
- a CDS encoding tetratricopeptide repeat protein, which codes for MCKRAFTLATAATVLAFSTVFAASVETLVKEGNMAFRAQKFNEALERYQMAETERPESPELDYNIAGVLYQQGKYEETVGRYNGALNSQDASIHPKTNYNLGNTYYRMGDYPNAITHYQKALEADPTDLDAKFNLELARKMLKEQLKPEQQENQQQQQKQQQDQQQQRQQQNQQEQEQQDQQQQQQQEQQQQPQQTEQQKPISKEDAERILNALRDDEQDQQKKVRRQISGGDYSGNDW
- a CDS encoding VWA domain-containing protein, yielding MSSVQFFGLGVNVFDLIDLTIPPLAIFITGALVVAAMIWYYFKRRRTRTAAVKFSDVRIVSRASRSHRRRYRAILPILRIAAVALFFVAFARPRSGTEVREVTSKGVDLMLALDVSSSMQAEDFKPHNRLYVAKEEIKKFVSKRVHDRIGLVVFARHSFTQCPLTVDYGVVLRFVDEVDFGVLEDGTAIGMAIANAVNRLRESDAKSKIVILLTDGENNAGEIDPITAAGLASAFDIKIYTIGAGRPGNAMFPVDDPLFGKRYVYQPTRINEESLKEIADVTGGKYFRARSEKELEEIYSLIDQMEKTEIEVSASIQYRELFHYFTAAGLILLALEIVLANSLFRKLP
- a CDS encoding BatD family protein, giving the protein MTGRRGYIVVIAAVLAIALYSGRDILAQPPQLEVSVTLSQDTIGMDEQAVLEVEVTGATQDLPEPNLPTLPMFEVYSQGRSTNISIVNGRVEASVTNRYLLVPVRAGSYPIENIAVVYQNRRFVGNAVTLTVLSRGSSAPPQLEQRAMDADGASKDFFLEASVDNPRPYVNQQTTLTLKFFIAVQYYGSPELVEPTTTGFWTELLGTKGPYQQRVNNRTYRVIERKYALFPTATGEQTIGRATISVTVPARQRTRRPDPFDIFGMLGSGEEVQISSRPLTVNVRALPEAGRPGDFTGTIGRFTFKATPAKREVEVNQPVSVNLTITGVGNIKSVAEPVIPELTDFRVYKASSNESVSKLDDRIGGTKVFEEVFIPKRPGLLEIPSLTFSFFDPEAERYRIVKTDPIALQVSRGEGYAATPDLPYTGPDIKIGAEARDIRYIKTQPGDLGKPRELLLTSPLYLAVNAVPVLALIATVIMRRRREKLSGDIGYARSRRASKEARRRLGQARSLASVSTSEKFFAECSAALLSFIGDKLNVSPHGLTGDRISDLLRDRSADEQLIRDILAFLDQCGFARYAPSTVSQPDIDQALADAENLMVRLEEVRF
- a CDS encoding tetratricopeptide repeat protein, producing the protein MSRIGLCFSVGLLLLPVLNGQASPLDDFDLANKYYEQKNYDSARAVYESLVHQGMESSALYFNLGNSYFRSGDLGHAVLYYLRAQRLDPNDPDIAANLEFARRFTSVQMEGVELNPVSSLFESIVAPYHLSALAWVSCCCFILLFVFLIARFGFALRGGLVRAGTWVALLLLISSSLLTTVKYHHDYLTRRAVIIAEESIVHTGPSELSEKELDAAPGLVVEILAESGDFYNVLFENKRRGWIQRSLVAVV